One window of Candidatus Regiella endosymbiont of Tuberolachnus salignus genomic DNA carries:
- a CDS encoding Rpn family recombination-promoting nuclease/putative transposase: protein MSSISKPHDALFKRSLQHKQIMVDWLVHHLPKETLALIDTATLVMTPNEYVPKWPDTLYSDIVYSCKIGGKPGYIYLAAEHQSSDDEMMAFRILCYVVELMNNHLKQGHKKLPIVLPLVLYHGEKSPYPYSTKIWDCFENPELAKAIALKPFQLIDLTVMSDEEINQHGLASVMEILFKHYRQRQSPFSWLGALLSKGKMTTIYTQVSPDYFKDVLRYFIEICGKANETGTDELDKALALWVQSVPEQAQEDIMTFAQQLEKRGEERGEQRGMQKGMQQGMQQGMQQGRQERNVEIAKQLLASNVDRSVIKMSTGLSDEELDMLLH, encoded by the coding sequence ATGTCTAGCATATCAAAGCCCCATGACGCCCTTTTCAAGCGGTCGTTACAGCATAAACAAATTATGGTCGATTGGTTGGTGCATCATCTTCCAAAGGAAACATTAGCATTGATTGATACTGCTACATTAGTGATGACCCCCAACGAATATGTCCCCAAATGGCCTGATACGCTGTACAGCGATATTGTTTACAGTTGCAAGATAGGCGGAAAGCCGGGCTATATCTACCTGGCGGCGGAGCACCAGAGCAGTGATGATGAGATGATGGCGTTTCGCATCCTGTGTTACGTTGTCGAGTTGATGAATAATCACCTGAAGCAAGGGCATAAAAAATTACCGATTGTGTTACCCCTGGTACTGTATCACGGAGAAAAATCGCCTTATCCTTACTCAACCAAGATATGGGATTGCTTTGAGAATCCCGAATTAGCCAAAGCGATAGCACTCAAGCCCTTTCAACTGATTGATTTAACGGTCATGTCAGATGAAGAGATAAATCAACACGGTTTAGCGTCAGTGATGGAAATCTTATTCAAACACTATCGCCAAAGGCAGTCACCTTTTAGCTGGTTAGGAGCCTTGTTATCGAAAGGCAAAATGACTACAATTTACACACAAGTGAGCCCAGATTATTTTAAAGATGTCCTGCGGTACTTTATTGAAATATGTGGTAAAGCCAATGAAACCGGCACAGATGAGCTCGATAAAGCATTGGCACTGTGGGTTCAATCCGTTCCAGAGCAGGCACAGGAGGACATTATGACATTTGCACAACAACTCGAAAAACGCGGTGAAGAGCGCGGTGAACAACGCGGCATGCAAAAGGGTATGCAACAGGGCATGCAACAGGGCATGCAACAGGGTCGTCAGGAAAGAAATGTAGAAATTGCCAAACAGCTTCTTGCCAGTAATGTTGATCGCTCCGTGATTAAAATGTCTACCGGGCTTTCGGATGAAGAACTTGACATGCTGTTACATTAA
- a CDS encoding DUF669 domain-containing protein — MNDVIFTYHQETALAAGQSGFISESGAYIFSITEAKYMNSPSGAKSIEFSVETDDGRKANYLNLYYEKKDGTANAYGVNLINALMGCTGIKQLTRVIKSNLLLAPELRGKKVGLVLQKKLKTKSDGSDTYSFDIQLPFFAQTRQTLPEKIAGKPATHIDKLITMLKDKDERLSPIAQQTSAAYPGDDQFFGESQLSR; from the coding sequence ATGAATGACGTCATCTTTACGTATCACCAAGAAACTGCGCTCGCCGCAGGCCAAAGTGGATTTATCAGTGAGTCAGGTGCCTATATTTTCAGCATCACAGAAGCCAAATACATGAACAGCCCCAGTGGCGCCAAATCGATTGAATTTTCTGTTGAAACGGACGATGGGCGCAAAGCCAACTATCTGAACCTCTATTACGAAAAGAAAGACGGCACCGCTAATGCCTACGGTGTCAACCTGATTAATGCCTTAATGGGCTGTACCGGCATTAAACAGCTCACGCGGGTAATAAAGAGCAATCTCCTTCTGGCGCCGGAATTAAGGGGTAAAAAAGTGGGACTGGTGCTGCAAAAAAAGCTGAAAACCAAAAGCGACGGCAGCGATACCTACAGCTTTGATATTCAGCTGCCTTTTTTCGCCCAAACGAGACAAACCTTACCAGAAAAAATAGCAGGAAAACCCGCAACCCACATCGACAAACTTATCACGATGCTGAAAGATAAAGATGAACGCCTATCGCCTATTGCTCAGCAGACTTCAGCTGCCTACCCGGGGGATGATCAATTTTTTGGCGAATCGCAATTATCGAGGTGA
- a CDS encoding lambda exonuclease family protein: protein MEQRTEAWFAARCGKVTASRLADVMTKTKTGYSATRQKYLAELICQRLTGQREDFFITADMRRGTELEAVARQVYVFNEFASNVTEVGLIDHPRIKGFAASPDGLVNDDGLVEIKCPKTWTHLETVRTGKIKNQYVLQMHAQMLCTGRKWCDFVSFDNRLPPELAYFKTRVQFDKALGKEMETEVRLFLAELEKDIAAIQRYRQVA from the coding sequence ATGGAACAACGAACAGAAGCCTGGTTTGCTGCCCGCTGTGGCAAAGTGACCGCCAGCCGATTAGCGGATGTGATGACGAAAACCAAAACGGGCTATAGCGCGACCCGACAAAAATACCTGGCAGAGTTGATTTGCCAGCGGCTCACCGGGCAACGGGAAGACTTCTTTATTACCGCTGACATGAGACGAGGTACCGAACTGGAAGCGGTTGCCCGTCAGGTGTATGTGTTTAATGAATTTGCGTCCAATGTCACGGAGGTAGGGCTGATTGATCATCCCCGCATCAAAGGATTTGCCGCCAGTCCTGACGGATTAGTGAATGATGATGGCCTGGTCGAGATTAAATGCCCTAAAACCTGGACGCACTTAGAAACAGTGAGAACAGGGAAAATCAAAAATCAATATGTATTGCAAATGCACGCGCAAATGCTTTGTACTGGGCGTAAATGGTGTGACTTTGTCAGTTTTGATAATCGACTGCCCCCGGAACTGGCTTACTTCAAAACCCGCGTTCAGTTTGATAAGGCGCTGGGGAAGGAAATGGAAACCGAAGTACGCCTGTTTTTAGCTGAACTGGAAAAAGACATCGCCGCCATTCAACGTTATAGGCAGGTGGCGTAA
- a CDS encoding ATP-binding protein, giving the protein MGTATLILGESGTGKSTSLRALNPKECLLIQTINKPLPFRSTGWQRWDKNVPETALYVTDQWQAIILAIKNASLYGKKIVIIDDFQYVMANEFMRRSHEKSFDKFTEIGHHAWSIIDNAIKETPADLRLYFLSHTEETTSGKTKIKTIGKMLDEKITLEGLFTLVLRTLVQDGNYLFTTQNSGADTVKSPINMFDSHEIDNDLAKVDATVCHYYNLDKVHHTEGQAA; this is encoded by the coding sequence ATGGGAACCGCCACATTAATACTCGGTGAATCGGGAACAGGAAAATCAACGAGCTTGCGAGCGCTCAACCCGAAAGAATGCTTATTAATCCAAACCATTAACAAACCGCTGCCCTTTCGCTCGACAGGGTGGCAACGGTGGGATAAAAACGTCCCTGAAACCGCGCTTTATGTCACCGACCAGTGGCAAGCTATTATTCTTGCGATTAAAAATGCGTCTTTATACGGCAAGAAAATCGTGATTATTGATGATTTTCAATACGTGATGGCAAATGAGTTTATGCGCCGTTCGCATGAAAAATCATTCGATAAGTTTACTGAAATTGGTCATCACGCTTGGTCAATTATCGATAACGCCATTAAAGAAACCCCGGCTGACCTGCGTCTTTATTTTTTATCGCACACCGAAGAAACCACCTCAGGAAAAACCAAGATTAAAACCATCGGGAAAATGTTGGATGAAAAAATCACCTTGGAAGGCTTGTTTACCCTGGTGCTACGTACTTTGGTTCAGGACGGAAATTATTTGTTTACGACACAAAATAGCGGCGCAGACACGGTTAAATCCCCTATAAACATGTTCGATAGCCATGAAATTGACAACGACCTTGCCAAGGTGGATGCCACGGTTTGCCACTATTACAACCTTGATAAGGTTCACCACACAGAAGGACAGGCAGCATGA